From Myotis daubentonii chromosome 15, mMyoDau2.1, whole genome shotgun sequence, one genomic window encodes:
- the CEACAM16 gene encoding carcinoembryonic antigen-related cell adhesion molecule 16 isoform X1: MALAGCSWLLLSAAFLSTGAEISITPEPDQPAEGDNVTLAVSGLSGELLAYSWYAGPTLSLAYLVSSYIISTGDETPGPAHTGREAVRPDGSLDIHGALPGHSGTYILQTLNRQLQTEVGYGHLRVYEILAQPEVIANSTELVERRDTLRLLCSSPSPAEVRWFFNGEALPIALRLALSPDGRVLTRHGVRREEAGAYQCEVSNPVSVSRSEPINLNVYFGPERVAILQDSTTLTGCTIKVDFNASLTLWCVSRSCPEPEYVWAFNGRALKNGQDHLNISSMTAAQEGTYTCIAKNPKTLLSGSASVVVKLTAAVVAMSIVPVPTKPTEGQDVTLTVQGYPKDLLVYAWYRGPASEPNRLLSQLPSGNWIAGPAHTGREVGFANCSLLVQKVNLTDAGRYTLKTVTLQGKTETLELELQVAPLE, translated from the exons ATGGCGCTAGCTGGGTGCAGCTGGCTCCTCCTCAGCG CCGCGTTCCTGAGCACCGGGGCGGAGATCTCCATCACCCCAGAGCCCGACCAGCCGGCCGAAGGGGACAACGTCACGCTGGCTGTCAGCGGGCTGTCGGGGGAGCTGCTCGCCTACAGCTGGTATGCGGGGCCCACGCTCAGCCTGGCTTACCTGGTGTCCAGCTACATCATAAGCACAGGCGACGAGACCCCCGGCCCGGCCCACACGGGGCGGGAAGCTGTGCGCCCCGACGGCAGCCTGGACATTCATGGTGCCCTGCCTGGGCACTCGGGCACCTACATCCTTCAGACTCTCAACAGGCAGCTTCAGACGGAGGTGGGCTACGGACACTTGCGAGTCTATG AGATCCTGGCCCAGCCTGAGGTCATCGCCAACAGCACGGAGCTGGTGGAGCGCCGAGACACCCTGCGCCTGCTGTgcagcagccccagccccgccgAGGTCCGGTGGTTCTTCAACGGCGAGGCTCTGCCCATTGCCCTCCGCCTAGCCCTGTCCCCCGACGGCCGGGTGCTGACCCGGCATGGCGTCCGCCGGGAGGAGGCGGGGGCCTACCAGTGTGAGGTCTCGAACCCGGTCAGTGTGAGCCGCAGCGAGCCCATCAACCTGAACGTGTACT TTGGCCCGGAACGCGTGGCTATCCTCCAGGATTCCACCACCCTCACGGGCTGCACCATCAAAGTTGACTTCAACGCGTCCCTCACCCTGTGGTGCGTGTCCCGGTCCTGCCCGGAGCCCGAGTACGTGTGGGCCTTCAACGGGCGGGCCCTCAAGAACGGCCAAGACCACCTCAACATCAGCAGCATGACGGCGGCCCAGGAGGGCACGTACACGTGTATTGCTAAGAACCCCAAGACCCTGCTCTCCGGATCGGCCTCGGTGGTGGTCAAGCTCACTG cgGCTGTCGTGGCCATGTCGATCGTGCCCGTGCCGACCAAGCCGACGGAGGGCCAGGACGTGACGCTGACCGTCCAGGGCTACCCCAAGGACCTGCTGGTCTACGCCTGGTACCGCGGGCCTGCCTCCGAGCCCAACCGGCTGCTCAGCCAGCTGCCGTCCGGGAACTGGATCGCAGGCCCCGCGCACACCGGCCGGGAGGTGGGCTTCGCCAACTGCTCGCTGCTGGTGCAGAAGGTGAACCTCACGGACGCCGGGCGCTACACACTCAAGACCGTCACGCTGCAGGGCAAGACGGAGacgctggagctggagctgcaggtGGCCC ccctggaGTAG
- the CEACAM16 gene encoding carcinoembryonic antigen-related cell adhesion molecule 16 isoform X2 gives MALAGCSWLLLSAAFLSTGAEISITPEPDQPAEGDNVTLAVSGLSGELLAYSWYAGPTLSLAYLVSSYIISTGDETPGPAHTGREAVRPDGSLDIHGALPGHSGTYILQTLNRQLQTEVGYGHLRVYEILAQPEVIANSTELVERRDTLRLLCSSPSPAEVRWFFNGEALPIALRLALSPDGRVLTRHGVRREEAGAYQCEVSNPVSVSRSEPINLNVYFGPERVAILQDSTTLTGCTIKVDFNASLTLWCVSRSCPEPEYVWAFNGRALKNGQDHLNISSMTAAQEGTYTCIAKNPKTLLSGSASVVVKLTAAVVAMSIVPVPTKPTEGQDVTLTVQGYPKDLLVYAWYRGPASEPNRLLSQLPSGNWIAGPAHTGREVGFANCSLLVQKVNLTDAGRYTLKTVTLQGKTETLELELQVALNLPPLHEDQRYLPEPEPGTG, from the exons ATGGCGCTAGCTGGGTGCAGCTGGCTCCTCCTCAGCG CCGCGTTCCTGAGCACCGGGGCGGAGATCTCCATCACCCCAGAGCCCGACCAGCCGGCCGAAGGGGACAACGTCACGCTGGCTGTCAGCGGGCTGTCGGGGGAGCTGCTCGCCTACAGCTGGTATGCGGGGCCCACGCTCAGCCTGGCTTACCTGGTGTCCAGCTACATCATAAGCACAGGCGACGAGACCCCCGGCCCGGCCCACACGGGGCGGGAAGCTGTGCGCCCCGACGGCAGCCTGGACATTCATGGTGCCCTGCCTGGGCACTCGGGCACCTACATCCTTCAGACTCTCAACAGGCAGCTTCAGACGGAGGTGGGCTACGGACACTTGCGAGTCTATG AGATCCTGGCCCAGCCTGAGGTCATCGCCAACAGCACGGAGCTGGTGGAGCGCCGAGACACCCTGCGCCTGCTGTgcagcagccccagccccgccgAGGTCCGGTGGTTCTTCAACGGCGAGGCTCTGCCCATTGCCCTCCGCCTAGCCCTGTCCCCCGACGGCCGGGTGCTGACCCGGCATGGCGTCCGCCGGGAGGAGGCGGGGGCCTACCAGTGTGAGGTCTCGAACCCGGTCAGTGTGAGCCGCAGCGAGCCCATCAACCTGAACGTGTACT TTGGCCCGGAACGCGTGGCTATCCTCCAGGATTCCACCACCCTCACGGGCTGCACCATCAAAGTTGACTTCAACGCGTCCCTCACCCTGTGGTGCGTGTCCCGGTCCTGCCCGGAGCCCGAGTACGTGTGGGCCTTCAACGGGCGGGCCCTCAAGAACGGCCAAGACCACCTCAACATCAGCAGCATGACGGCGGCCCAGGAGGGCACGTACACGTGTATTGCTAAGAACCCCAAGACCCTGCTCTCCGGATCGGCCTCGGTGGTGGTCAAGCTCACTG cgGCTGTCGTGGCCATGTCGATCGTGCCCGTGCCGACCAAGCCGACGGAGGGCCAGGACGTGACGCTGACCGTCCAGGGCTACCCCAAGGACCTGCTGGTCTACGCCTGGTACCGCGGGCCTGCCTCCGAGCCCAACCGGCTGCTCAGCCAGCTGCCGTCCGGGAACTGGATCGCAGGCCCCGCGCACACCGGCCGGGAGGTGGGCTTCGCCAACTGCTCGCTGCTGGTGCAGAAGGTGAACCTCACGGACGCCGGGCGCTACACACTCAAGACCGTCACGCTGCAGGGCAAGACGGAGacgctggagctggagctgcaggtGGCCC TCAACCTTCCTCCCTTGCACGAAGACCAGCGCTACCTTCCTGAACCTGAACCTGGCACAGGCTGA